The genomic DNA GATCCATCTCGCCGGCGATGATCACCAGGGACAGCCCGGCGGCCATGATGCCGACGAAGGTTGATTGCTCGAGAATGTTGAGAATGATGCCGATCTGAAAGAAACTCGGAATGACGAGCGAAAAGCCGGCAAGGACCACCACCAGGACGAACCAGACCAGGTTGTCGAGAATGAAACTGGCGACGGCCGCACCCTTCGGTGCTTGGATCGGTACGACCGAGGAAGACGATGAGGTCCGTGTAATCTGCATTGATCTCTCCTGGAAGCCGCACGCCGGATGCGGTAGCGGGGCTCCATGCGGGTGAGCGGACGGAACTGCTCGACAGACATGGACTTCGGCGGCAAGGCGGAACCCAGTCTTGCCACCGAAGACACTCACTCACAGGGTCACGGCTAGTCGACCGGGACGATCTTTGCGGCTGGGGCCTTCAGGTTGCCCCAGAAATTCGGATCATCCACGTTCTGCTTGGTGATGGCGGACCCCGGAATCTTCAAGTTGGGCCCCCATGCCTCGTCCGTCAGGGTCGACTTGAGACCAAGCACATCATAGGTGCCCGGCTTCAGAGGCTGTTTGGCAACAACCTTGTCGGCGAACATGGCGAGAGCCGCAGCCTGCGCATAGAGCGGCTGTTCGACCTCGACCTGCTCCCATCCCTTGCGGATCAGGTCGAGCCCGACCGGCGCGCCATTTGAACTCACCAGCATCACATCGCCCGGCTTTTTGCCCTTGGCCTCGAGGATCGCAACCACGGGAACAGCCAAGTGGGCCGCATGAACGAAGATGAGATCGATATCTGGGTTGGTCAGCAGTTGATCGGATGCAATGTCACCCGCCTTCGAGGCCTCCCATTGCAGGGCCGGCTGGCTCAGGATCTTGACATCCGGAAAGTCCTTCATCTTGGCCTCGAAGCCCTGCTGGATATCAAGCGTGTAGCTGTCGCCAGGATCTCCGAGGATCTGCAAAACCTTACCCTTCACGCTACCCTTGCGCTCCTTGAGCAATCTTTGGATTTCGCCAGCCGCGATTTCGCCGATCTCCACCGTTCCGGCAACGGAGGTGAAGTCCGACTTGGTCGACTTGATCTGCCGGTCGAAGATCATGACCGGGATCCCGGCGGCCCTCGCCTTCTCGATCCCAGGCTTCATGGCCTCGAAATCAACCGCCGCCAGCGCGATCATGCTGGGCTTCAGGTTGATGACGTCGTTCATCTGGTTCTGCTGCAGGTCCGTGCGGTTTTGCGCGTCGAGGGACACCGTCTCGTAGCCGACATTGCCCATGAAGTTCTTGATCGCCGAGACGGATTCTGTCTGGAACTCGTCCAGCAGCGTCGGAACCAAGTAGTAAACCTTGCCCTTCGACTGGGCATAGGCCACGGACGCCGAACCGGCGAGCATGAGCGCCGCCACGGCCGTCCCGATGAAGATCTTCCTCGTGAACATGTGGTTCTCCTCTGGTGAAGTTGCTTGCTCTTGTTATTGGGCAGTCCGAAGGTTGAGATCGCCGGTGATCATTCCGATGACCTCTTCGGGAGTCGTGTCCTCAGTCCGGACGTTCCCCGCAACGGTACCGTGCCGGATCACGATGATCCGGTCTGCCACTTGGAAGGCTTGCGCCATGATGTGCGTGATCACCACCACGCCGATGCCCTGGGCCGCGACGCGCTTGATGGTTTCGAGTCCACGGCGGGTCTGCTCGACGCCAAGCGCCGCAAAGGGCTCATCCAGAAGAACGAGCTTGCCGCCCCAGTGAACGAAGCGGCTGAGTTCTATGGCCTGACGTTGGCCACCCGAGAGATGCTCGACATTCGTCCGCAGCGACGGGATCCGTGTTCCGGCCTCAGCCATGGCCTTCGCCGTTTCCTCGTACATTGCACGCTCGCGCAGGACCGGGATGCCGAGAATGCGCCGCGTGAGTTCGCGGCCCATGAAAAAATTGGCCACCACGTCGACATTGGTGCAGAGCGACAGGTCCTGATAGACCGTCTCGATTCCTGCTGCCTTCGCTTCCGCGGGAGATGAGAAGTGCCGCTCGGCCCCTTCGAACAACATCTGGCCGGATGTTGCGTTCAGACCACCGGAAATGATCTTCACCAGCGTCGACTTTCCAGCACCGTTATCGCCGAGAAGGGCAATGACCTCCCCCTTCTTGATCTCTAAGCTGATGCCTTTTAGCGCCTCGATCGCACCAAATCGCTTCGTGATCCCTTCCAGCTTGAGCAATGCTTCGTCGGCCATGTTCCCCTCGCTTCTCTTCAGTGCAGGTTGCCAGTCCCGGCCACATGCACCTTATTTTCCGGCGAACCGGCCACATCGGTTTCAATCATCCAAAGAGAGCCGGCGAGGCGGTCGCCCACCTCCGTGTCGTTCGCTGGGGAGGTGACGAACAAGGTGCTCAGATCTTGACCACCGAACGTGCAAGTCGTGATGTTTCGGGTCGGGAGCTCGATGAAGCGGTCGATCTGCCCATCGGGCGCCACCCTGACGATCCCGCCGCCGTAATAGCGGCAATTCCAGATAAAGCCGTCCCTATCGATGGCAGATCCGTCGGGAATTCCGCGTTCGAACCCTGACAGGAAGATGCGGCTCTCCCCGAGATTTCCGGTTGCAGCGTCATAATCGTAGATACGCATCTCGTTCTTGGGATAATCCGCGAAATAGAACCGAGTCCTCTCGGCATTCCAGCAGAGCGTGTTCGAGATACCGATATTGAGGACCCACTCGGTCACCGTGCCGTCCGGCGCGATGCGGTGAAGAACGCCCGGCGTCCCACCTCGCTCGACCGAGC from Microvirga sp. TS319 includes the following:
- a CDS encoding sugar ABC transporter substrate-binding protein; this encodes MLAGSASVAYAQSKGKVYYLVPTLLDEFQTESVSAIKNFMGNVGYETVSLDAQNRTDLQQNQMNDVINLKPSMIALAAVDFEAMKPGIEKARAAGIPVMIFDRQIKSTKSDFTSVAGTVEIGEIAAGEIQRLLKERKGSVKGKVLQILGDPGDSYTLDIQQGFEAKMKDFPDVKILSQPALQWEASKAGDIASDQLLTNPDIDLIFVHAAHLAVPVVAILEAKGKKPGDVMLVSSNGAPVGLDLIRKGWEQVEVEQPLYAQAAALAMFADKVVAKQPLKPGTYDVLGLKSTLTDEAWGPNLKIPGSAITKQNVDDPNFWGNLKAPAAKIVPVD
- a CDS encoding ATP-binding cassette domain-containing protein → MADEALLKLEGITKRFGAIEALKGISLEIKKGEVIALLGDNGAGKSTLVKIISGGLNATSGQMLFEGAERHFSSPAEAKAAGIETVYQDLSLCTNVDVVANFFMGRELTRRILGIPVLRERAMYEETAKAMAEAGTRIPSLRTNVEHLSGGQRQAIELSRFVHWGGKLVLLDEPFAALGVEQTRRGLETIKRVAAQGIGVVVITHIMAQAFQVADRIIVIRHGTVAGNVRTEDTTPEEVIGMITGDLNLRTAQ
- a CDS encoding SMP-30/gluconolactonase/LRE family protein, which gives rise to MMKISSPVCLAAVADQRVHHGFRLSGWPEVRLNDGRPDPRGNSWVGSMFNNVAPDGGSVERGGTPGVLHRIAPDGTVTEWVLNIGISNTLCWNAERTRFYFADYPKNEMRIYDYDAATGNLGESRIFLSGFERGIPDGSAIDRDGFIWNCRYYGGGIVRVAPDGQIDRFIELPTRNITTCTFGGQDLSTLFVTSPANDTEVGDRLAGSLWMIETDVAGSPENKVHVAGTGNLH